The genomic interval AGTCCGTCCAGATTTCAGTGAAGCCGGGCCGGCTGGGCTCGTCCTCCAGGGCGCAGGGTGGGACGCCGCCGCCACGTGCGCGAGATCCTTTCGCCAGTCCCCCCTCGGGCCTGCCGGACCCGTTCGCGGACGAGGAGGAGGACTCGCCCTCGATTCCGCGGGGAGACTCGGACCTGTTCCTGCGCTCGAGCCTGGACCGGGACGAGGTCTTCGTGGGCGAGCAGGTGACGTTGACGCTCCACATCTACTCGCGCGTGGACCTGTCCAGCGTGGACTCCGTCTCCATGCCCAAGCTGGAGGGGTTCTGGTCGGAGGAGCTGGACTCCCCCACGCAGTTGGGGAGCGAGCAGAAGATTGTCGGCGGCGTGCCGTACCGGGTCTTCCTGCTGCGCCGCCGGGCGCTCTTCCCGGTGAAGGCGGGCACGCTCTCCATTTCGGCGGCGGAGGCGGACATCACCACGGGCTTCCTCTTCGCGGGACACCGGGTGCACCGCATCTCGAACGCGCTCAAGGTGAAGGTGGCGCCGCTGCCGCCGGGCGCGCCGCAGGGCATGTCGAATGCGAACGTGGGCGCGTGGCGGCTGTCCGTGGACGTGTCCCAGACGCGCGTGGAGCTGGGCCAGCCCGTCACAGTGAAGGTCATCCTCGAAGGCTCGGGCAACGTGAAGAACGTCACGCCGCCGAAGCTGACGGGGCCCGCCTCGCTGAAAATCTATGACCCCACCACGTCCGACAAGGTGACGCCCGTGCGCAACAAGGTGCAGGGCCGTCGCGTGGTGGAGTACCTGGTGATGCCGCAGCGCACGGGCACCTTCACGCTGCCCGCGTTGGAGTTCCCCTTCTTCGACGCGCGCGCGCGGAAGTACGAGGTGGCGCGCACGGAGCCCATCACCCTCACGGTGGAGTCCTCTGCGGGGAGCGGGTTGCCGTCGGCCTCGACGCCCTCGAAGGTGGATGACTCGGCCAACGAGCCGAAGAACGTGCTGACCCCGGGCGGCTTGCGGCCGGTGCGCTACCAGGCTCGCTTCGTCGCGCCGTCCGAGCCGCCCTGGAAGCGCGCCTACTTCGTGCCGCTGGTGGCGGCGCCGCTGGGGCTGTTGCTGGGCTTCGCGTTGCTCGGAGGGGTGCGTGGGCGCCTTGCGACGCGCAGCGAGGCGGACCGGGGCCGTCAGCAGGCGAAGGCGG from Myxococcus stipitatus carries:
- a CDS encoding BatD family protein, with protein sequence MRRTGSRGPLGAVLVGLALLASAPAWAAGLEFYQTVNSEEVGTEDTFVLTVVTVDAPSDAKVKLPRSDDFEVLNSSRSSQRSVSWSSGGPANIQDVTKYVLTMRANRAGNLTIPPAEMTAGGKTHRTESVQISVKPGRLGSSSRAQGGTPPPRARDPFASPPSGLPDPFADEEEDSPSIPRGDSDLFLRSSLDRDEVFVGEQVTLTLHIYSRVDLSSVDSVSMPKLEGFWSEELDSPTQLGSEQKIVGGVPYRVFLLRRRALFPVKAGTLSISAAEADITTGFLFAGHRVHRISNALKVKVAPLPPGAPQGMSNANVGAWRLSVDVSQTRVELGQPVTVKVILEGSGNVKNVTPPKLTGPASLKIYDPTTSDKVTPVRNKVQGRRVVEYLVMPQRTGTFTLPALEFPFFDARARKYEVARTEPITLTVESSAGSGLPSASTPSKVDDSANEPKNVLTPGGLRPVRYQARFVAPSEPPWKRAYFVPLVAAPLGLLLGFALLGGVRGRLATRSEADRGRQQAKAARKRLVEAEKLQAGADAGAFYTEVEKALHGFLGARLGVPVTGLTRDVIGERMTAAGVAPERRARVLYVLEACDLGRYGGGGDAAARQQVLDAAVAAMEGWA